In the genome of Acidimicrobiales bacterium, the window AGGTTGCCGGCGACGTAGCGGTACTGGCCCTCGGTCGCCGTGAAGGCCTGGTCGACGGTGGTCGCCAGCTGGGTCATCGACAGGTCGATGGCGTTGACGTCCCCCTCGCTCGCCGCCCGACACGCCCCGGGATCGACCGGCACCGGCGTCGAGGGCGGCTGCTCGGTCGTGGTCGTCGTCTCCGGCGGCGCCGCCGATGCACCATCGTCGTCGTCACCGCCACACCCGACGATCCCGAGGACCCCCGCCGTCACCACCACCATCACCCGCGCCCACCCCATGTCTCTCACCGTAGGCGCCCCACCACAGCTATGGGAACACAAGATCGCGTCCGTACAACATCCGTACAGAGTAGGCTGATGCACATGGCAGTGAAGACCAACCGGTTGGAGACGCGAGTGTCGCCCGAGGAGCGGACGCGCATCGAGCATGCGGCCGCGGTGGCCGGTATGAGCGTCTCGGCGTTCGTGCTCGCCGCCGCCATGGAGCGCGCCGAGGAGGTCATCACCGAGTCGATGACCATCACCGTGCCGGCCGACTTCTTCGACGCCCTGCTCGCCGACATCGACGATCAGGAACCGGTGCCGCAGCTGGCGAAGGTTGCCCGCCGGGCCCGGCGCCACCCCCGTATCGTCATTCGGTGAGTCACGTCGTCGAGCTACTCGGCGACCACGACCACGACGGCTTCGACTGCGGCAACGCCGAGCTGAACGACTGGTTGTGTCGCCATGCGGCGGGCGCCACTGGGCAGGGCACCCGCACGTATGTATTGATGGCTGGGGTGAAGACGGTGGGCTACTTCGCCATCGCGCCGTGCCACGTCACCCGGGGACAGGCTCCGAAGAAGATTGCTCGGGGTGCCACGGCACAGATCCCGGCGATCTTGCTCGCGAAGCTTGCTCTCGATCGCTCGCTCCAAGGAAAGGGCATGGGCGCCGAACTGCTGAACAGTGCGTTGACCGTCATCGTCAACTCCGCCCGACGAGTCGGCGGCCGGATCGTCGTGGTCGACGCGATCGACGACGATGCCGCGGCCTTCTACCGACATCACGGCTTCATGCCTCTCCCCGACGACTCGCATCGCCTCGTCCTGAAGCTCAGCAGGGCGGCGAAGTCGCTGGGGGTTCCGTGGCCCTGACCTCCCTCACAGGAGGAGGTCGGACAAGGTGCGGGGTTGGTAGCGGCCGTGGGTGGGGGAGCCGACGAACTGGTCGGACTCGACGACGATCTGGCCGCGGCTGAGGACCGTGTCGACCTTGCCCTGGATCTTGATGCCCTCGTAGGCGGAGTGGTCGATGTTCATGTGGTGGGTGGCGCCGCCGAGGGTGGTGGTCGCGGAGGGGTCGTAGACGACGACATCGGCGTCGGAGCCCGGGGCGATCGTGCCCTTGCGGGGGTAGAGGCCGAACAGGCGGGCCGGGGTGGTGCAGGCGACGTCGACCCAGCGGGGCAGCGAGATGTGCCCGTCGACCACCCCCTGGTACAGCAGGTCCATCCGGTGCTCCACCGTGCCGATGCCGTTGGGGATCTTGGAGAAGTCGCCGATCCCGAGCTCCTTCTGCTCCTTGAAGCAGAACGGGCAGTGGTCGGTCGACACCACCTGCAGGTCGTTGAGCCGCAGCGCCCGCCACAGGTCGTCCTGGTGGTGCTCGTGGCGCGACCGCAGCGGCGTCGAACAGGCCCACTTGGCGCCCTCGAACCCCGGCGCCCCCAGGTGGTCCTCCAGCGTGAGGTAGAGGTACTGCGGGCAGGTCTCCCCGAACACGTTGGCCCCCGCCGACCGGGCCTCCGCCACCCGCGCCACCGCCGCCCCCGCCGACATGTGCACCACGTACACCGGGCAGCCCGCCACCTCGGCCAGCTTGATCGACCGGAAGGTGGCCTCCTCCTCCAGCGCCACCGGCCGGGTCAGCCCGTGGTTGATCGGCGACGTGTCGCCCCGCTCCAGGGCCTGGCGCACCAGCACGTCGATGGCCGGGCCGTTCTCGGCGTGCACCATCACCATCGTCCCGTTGGCGGCGGCGGTCTGCATCATCCGGAGGATCTCTCCGTCGTCGCTGTAGTAGACGCCGGGGTAGGCCATGAACAGCTTGACGCTGGTGATGCCCTCGTCGGCGAGGCGGTCGAGCAAGGAGAGCGACTCGTCGGTCACGTCGCCCACGATCATGTGGAAGCCGTAGTCGATGGCGCACTGGCCGGCGGCCTTGGCGTGCCAGGCCTCGAGCCCCTCGAGCACCCGCTCGCCCTTCCGCTGCACGGCGAAGTCGACGATCGTGGTGGTACCGCCCCAGGCTGCGGCCTGCGTGCCCGAGGCGAAGGTGTCCGACGAGAACGTGACGCCGAACGGCACCTCCATGTGGGTGTGGACGTCGACGCCGCCGGGGATCACGTACTTGCCCGCCGCGTCGATCACCCGGTCGGCCACCACGGTCGCTGAGGACGCCGACGACGACGACGCCGACGGCAGCAGCGCGGCGATCCGCTCGCCGTCGATCAGCACGTCCTGGGCGACGGCACCCTCGGCGGACACGACGGTGCCGTTGGCGATCAGCGTGGTCGTCACCGGGAGAACGGTAGAACGTTCCCATGCCGACCGGACGAGACTGGATCGTTGCGTACGCCGAGGAGCTGGGCATCGACCCGCCCGACGACGCCACCGTCGACACGCTGCTGGAGCTGGCCGGCGTCGCGGCCCACGCCTCCGAGCGCCTCGCCGCACCCGTCGCCTGCTACCTCGTGGGCCGTGCCGGCCTCGACCCGCAGGAGGCTCTCACCCGGGCCCGGAAGGTGATCGTGGCCGGCGGCTGAAAGGAAGCGCACAGCTGGTGCGCCGGGTGGGCGCGAGGCGAGCTACCGTCGCCTCCCGATGGGCCTTTTCGGACGGCGCAAGGCAGCGGAACAGGCGTTGGGCACCGCGCAGGCGGAGCTCCAGGCGCTGCGCGGCCAGTTGGCGGCCGGCGAGTCGGCACGCCGGGAGCTGGCGGCCGAGCGCGACCGGCTGCGGCAGAACGGCGACGACCTGCGCGCCACCGTCGGGCGGCAGACCGCCGAGATCGAGGCCGCCGAACGGGCGGTCGCCGAGGCCACAGCCCGCGAGGCGGCCACCCGCACGCAGGCGCTGGCCGAGGGCGGCCCCGGCCCGTCGTGGCCTCTGGTCCTGGCCGACATGCAGCGCCGCTGGGCCAACACCGTGGGCGTGCAGCCCGCCGACCGGGCGATGAAGGCCACCGACGTCCCCGGCCAGCTGGCCGAGGCCCTCGACCGCGAGGTCGAGCGGGTGCGCGAGGAGGTGGGCGTCGACGTGAGCATCGTCCTCAGCGGCGGCATCGCCACCCCGCAGCCGGTGGTGTACCTCCTGGCGGCGACCGACCTGCTGGGCGCCATGGTGTCGACGTTCGAGCGGGTGGCGCTGGAGGTCGACGACGGGTTGGTGATGGTGGGCGAGGTGTGGTCGGAGCTGGGCGACGACCTCGAGGTGGCGCGCCAGCGGGCGGTCGACGCCGGCCTGGCGGTCGACCCCGTCGAGGTCGACGAGGAGCGCGTGCGGGTCACGCTGCGGTCGTGAGGACGCGGTGGTGAGGTCGCGGTGAGGTTCACGGCCGAGCACCGCTTCGGCGGTCCGGTCGACGCCGTGGTCGCCCTGCTCACCGACCCCGAGTTCCACCGGGAGCTGCAGCTGCCCGACCTGTCGCTGCCCGAGGTCGTGGCGGCTGACGTCGACGGCGACGACGCCCACCTGCAGCTGCGCTACGAGTTCGTGGGGTCGCTCGACCCGATCGCGTCCCGCCTGCTGGGCGGCCGCAAGCTCACCTGGCTGCAGGACCTCGACCTCGACCGGTCCACGGGCAAGGGGCGCCTCCGCTTCGCCGCGGAGGCCGAACCCAAGCGCCTCCACGGCAAGGCCGACTTCACGGTCGCGCCGGTGGACGGCGACGCCGGCGCCAGCGTCCGCCGCCTGACCGGCGAGCTGAAGGTCGGGGTGTTCGGGGTCGGCAGCATGGCCGAGGGCCGCATCGTCCCCGGCCTCCGACGCCGTCTCGACATCGAGGCCACCGAGCTCGACCGCCGCCTCACGTCCGCCGACTAGCCCGGCGTCACCCGGTCTCGCTAGCGATTCGCTAGCGCACCCTTCCGTACGTTCCTCGGGTCCCAGACGACCACGAAACGAGGAGCAGAGTCACGTGGCGGACATCACAGCATCGGTGCTCGGTGACATCACCGACCCGAAGGTGCGCAAGGTGTTGCAACCGATCATCCAGCAGGCGCAGCTGGCGGCGGAGAAGGTTGCCGCGCACCACCATCAGCCCAAGGCGTTCCTCCTGCCGAAGGACCCCAAGTCCCTGGAGGGCATCCTGCAGACCCGCTTCGCCGAGCTGCCCCAGCAGGTGAAGTCGAAGGCGGCCAACAACGCGCTGGCCAGCCTGGCCCAGCCGGCGTCGGCCCGGGCCAGCCGCGTCGGCGAACTGGCGAAGATCAACCTCGCCTCGGCCGAGCCGATCGAGACGCAGATGAGGAAGATCGCCATCCCGAAGGTGAAGCTCACCACCGCCGAGCTGCTGAAGGCGGTGCACGCTCCGGCGGCGGTGGCGGTGACGTCGGCCAAGGCGTACAAGCAGGTGGAGCTGCGCCTGCACCGCGTGCGCTGCGTCGACGAAACCAACGGCTGGTTCGGCAGCGAGGCCGGCTCGGACGAGATCCACCTCGCCGGCAGCGAGGTCGACGAGAGCGGCGACACCCACAAGATCAAGCCGTTCAAGGTGGCGAGCTTCGACGACGGCGACGTGAAGACGTACTCGCCGCCGCGTCGCTTCTGCTTCTTCAACCTGGGCGAAGGTACGAAGTACCCGAAGAGCTACTTCGTCACCTTCGTGATGGCCGAGGTCGACATGGGCGGGCTGCCCGACTTCGTCGACAAGCTGTACAACTGGGTGAAGGGCAAGGTGATCACCGCCCTGACGGCGTACATCGGCGGGATGATCGGAGCCAGCGGCGGTCCCATCGGCGCCATCATCGGCGTCGCCGTGGGCTGGGCGGTCGGGAAGGTCTACGAGATCTTCAAGAGCATCTGGGAGGACGAGGTGTTCCCGCCGACCACCGCGCGCCTCGACGTGCCCACCGCGACCCACCGCTTCCCCGGCGGCGCCATCGACAGCAGCGAGTCGACGGCGGTCTTCAGCGGCCACGGCGGCAAGTACGAGCTGCGCTACGACTGGCGCCTGTTCGACAAGTAGCCGGCAACGGCGACAGGCGCGTCCGGACTCAGGACGGCAGGGAGCTGCGACTCCCTGCCGTCCTGGCGCGTGCGCAAGGATGTGCCGATGGGAGCTGGAGGCTCGGGGGCCGACTCGCTGGGCGTGCTCTTCCCACGCCCGCAGCGCCTGACCGTCGGCGGCGAGGGCGCACCGGCCGGCGCTCCGGTGCGGGTGGTCACGGCCGCTGACCTGCCTGCCGAGGGGTTCCGGCTCACCATCGGGGCCGACGGCGTCACCCTCGAGCACCGCGACGACAACGGTCGTCGCTACGGCTCGGCGCTCCTCGACCAGGTCCGCGCCCAGTCCGACGGTGGTCGGCTCCCCGGCCTGCGGGTCGACGACTGGCCCGACTTCCCGGTGCGCGGCTTCATGCTCGACGTCAGCCGCGACCGGGTGCCGACCCGGGGGACCCTGTCGCGCCTGGTGGGGCTGCTGGCCCTCGCCCGCTTCAACCAGCTCCAGCTCTACACCGAGCACACCTTCGCCTACCGCGACCACGAGACCGTGTGGCGCGACGCCTCGCCGATCACGCCCGACGACGTCGTGTGGCTCGATGCCCTGTGCCGTGACCAGGGCATCGAGCTCGTGCCCAACCAGAACTGCTTCGGCCACATGCACCGCTGGCTGGAGCACCCCGAGTACCGGGAGCGGGCCGAGGCGCCCGACGGCTTCGAGATCATCCCGGGCATCCGACGGCCGGCGGCGGTGCTGGCCCCGACGCCGGACAACGCGGCCTTCGCCCTCGACCTGTTCGACGAGCTGCTGCCGAACTTCACCAGCCGGCAGGTGAACGTCGGCTGCGAC includes:
- a CDS encoding DUF2505 family protein, which gives rise to MRFTAEHRFGGPVDAVVALLTDPEFHRELQLPDLSLPEVVAADVDGDDAHLQLRYEFVGSLDPIASRLLGGRKLTWLQDLDLDRSTGKGRLRFAAEAEPKRLHGKADFTVAPVDGDAGASVRRLTGELKVGVFGVGSMAEGRIVPGLRRRLDIEATELDRRLTSAD
- a CDS encoding DUF6457 domain-containing protein, producing MPTGRDWIVAYAEELGIDPPDDATVDTLLELAGVAAHASERLAAPVACYLVGRAGLDPQEALTRARKVIVAGG
- a CDS encoding GNAT family N-acetyltransferase; translated protein: MSHVVELLGDHDHDGFDCGNAELNDWLCRHAAGATGQGTRTYVLMAGVKTVGYFAIAPCHVTRGQAPKKIARGATAQIPAILLAKLALDRSLQGKGMGAELLNSALTVIVNSARRVGGRIVVVDAIDDDAAAFYRHHGFMPLPDDSHRLVLKLSRAAKSLGVPWP
- the hydA gene encoding dihydropyrimidinase; translation: MTTTLIANGTVVSAEGAVAQDVLIDGERIAALLPSASSSSASSATVVADRVIDAAGKYVIPGGVDVHTHMEVPFGVTFSSDTFASGTQAAAWGGTTTIVDFAVQRKGERVLEGLEAWHAKAAGQCAIDYGFHMIVGDVTDESLSLLDRLADEGITSVKLFMAYPGVYYSDDGEILRMMQTAAANGTMVMVHAENGPAIDVLVRQALERGDTSPINHGLTRPVALEEEATFRSIKLAEVAGCPVYVVHMSAGAAVARVAEARSAGANVFGETCPQYLYLTLEDHLGAPGFEGAKWACSTPLRSRHEHHQDDLWRALRLNDLQVVSTDHCPFCFKEQKELGIGDFSKIPNGIGTVEHRMDLLYQGVVDGHISLPRWVDVACTTPARLFGLYPRKGTIAPGSDADVVVYDPSATTTLGGATHHMNIDHSAYEGIKIQGKVDTVLSRGQIVVESDQFVGSPTHGRYQPRTLSDLLL
- a CDS encoding DUF1778 domain-containing protein gives rise to the protein MAVKTNRLETRVSPEERTRIEHAAAVAGMSVSAFVLAAAMERAEEVITESMTITVPADFFDALLADIDDQEPVPQLAKVARRARRHPRIVIR